In Malus sylvestris chromosome 16, drMalSylv7.2, whole genome shotgun sequence, the following are encoded in one genomic region:
- the LOC126607985 gene encoding protein PECTIC ARABINOGALACTAN SYNTHESIS-RELATED-like translates to MTYSPKRAMAELRHSISVGARATSSPMKRDEDSSPLIFDTQPQDDDDGRGRPPYKDRDRPFLSHFQSICPSIADDSNSSRISLFVVIVVAVFCLVSILAIVKRVNTPYLCKKDGITLHCPHVKESPSLWENPYSATTSWKSCAERRLGGISDLPPENETTGYIFIHAEGGLNQQRIAICNAVAVAKIMNATLILPVLKQDQIWKDQTKFEDIFDVDHFIDYLKDDVRIVRDIPEWFTDKAELFTSIRRTVKNIPKYAPAQFYIDNVLPRIKEKKIMALKPFVDRLGYDNVPQEINRLRCRVNYHALKFLPEIEEMADLLASRMRNRTGGSNPYMALHLRFEKGMVGLSFCDFVGTREEKALMAEYRHKEWPRRYKNGTHLWQLALQKRKEGRCPLEPGEVAVILRAMGYPKETQIYVASGQVYGGHNRMAPLRNMFPNLVTKEELAAKQELDKFRKHVTSLAALDFLVCLKSDVFVMTHGGNFAKLIIGARRYMGHRQKSIKPDKGLMSKSFGDPYMGWATFADDVVTTHETRTGLPEATFPNYDLWENPLTPCMCKA, encoded by the exons ATGACTTACAGTCCGAAGCGTGCCATGGCGGAGCTCAGGCACTCCATCTCGGTGGGGGCTCGAGCCACTTCTTCTCCAATGAAGCGCGACGAGGACTCCTCCCCTCTGATCTTCGACACTCAGCCCCAAGACGACGACGACGGCCGCGGTCGCCCTCCCTACAAAGATCGCGACCGTCCCTTCCTCTCCCATTTCCAATCCATCTGCCCCTCAATTGCCGACGACTCCAACAGCTCCAGGATCTCACTCTTCGTCGTCATCGTCGTCGCAGTCTTCTGCCTGGTCTCGATTCTGGCGATCGTGAAACGAGTG AATACTCCTTACTTGTGTAAAAAAGATGGCATTACTCTTCACTGTCCTCAT GTCAAGGAATCGCCTTCGCTTTGGGAGAATCCGTATTCAGCAACCACGTCTTGGAAGTCCTGTGCCGAGCGCCGCCTTGGTGGCATTTCAG ATCTTCCACCTGAAAACGAAACAACTGGGTACATATTTATTCATGCTGAAGGTGGCCTAAATCAGCAAAGAATTGCG ATATGCAATGCAGTAGCTGTAGCCAAAATAATGAATGCCACCCTTATTTTGCCTGTGCTGAAGCAGGACCAGATTTGGAAAGACCAAAC GAAATTTGAAGATATCTTTGATGTTGACCATTTCATTGATTACCTGAAGGATGATGTACGAATTGTTCGTGATATTCCTGAGTGGTTTACTGACAAAGCTGAGCTATTTACAAGTATAAG acGAACAGTAAAGAACATTCCAAAATATGCACCTGCTCAATTTTACATAGACAATGTTCTGCCGCGAATCAAGGAGAAGAAGATAATGGCCCTAAAACCTTTTGTTGATCGACTCGG GTACGACAATGTCCCTCAAGAAATCAACAGGCTAAGGTGCAGGGTGAATTATCATGCTCTTAAATTTCTACCTGAGATAGAGGAGATGGCTGATTTATTGGCATCAAGGATGAGAAATCGCACTGGAGGTTCCAATCCTTATAT GGCTCTTCATCTTAGGTTTGAGAAAGGGATGGTAGGCCTATCTTTCTGTGATTTTGTGGGCACAAGGGAAGAGAAAGCTCTAATGGCAGAATACAGACATAAAGAATGGCCGAGACGGTACAAG AATGGTACCCATCTATGGCAACTAGCCCTGCAGAAGCGAAAGGAAGGGCGATGCCCCCTTGAGCCTGGGGAAGTGGCTGTCATTCTTCGAGCAATGGGCTATCCTAAGGAAACTCAAATTTATGTTGCTTCAGGACAGGTTTATGGTGGCCACAACAGGATGGCACCGCTGAGGAACATGTTCCCAAATCTG GTAACGAAAGAGGAGTTGGCGGCTAAGCAGGAGTTGGATAAATTCAGGAAGCATGTGACTAGCTTGGCAGCGCTTGACTTCCTGGTATGCTTGAAGTCTGATGTATTTGTGATGACCCACGGAGGCAACTTTGCTAAGCTGATCATAGGGGCACGCCGGTACATGGGTCATcgtcaaaaatcaataaaaccaGACAAGGGGCTGATGTCTAAATCTTTTGGGGACCCTTACATGGGATGGGCCACCTTTGCAGACGATGTAGTGACTACCCACGAAACACGAACTGGATTACCAGAAGCGACCTTCCCTAACTATGACTTGTGGGAGAACCCTCTAACTCCTTGCATGTGTAAAGCTTGA